Proteins from a genomic interval of Crassostrea angulata isolate pt1a10 chromosome 7, ASM2561291v2, whole genome shotgun sequence:
- the LOC128192832 gene encoding mesotocin receptor-like has protein sequence MASDMEVMSTNDNGTYVEDNPYEMHTLVFDAFLLTLILVGNISVLVVIINDGQKSRMNVYIKNLAVADLLCGLYYIVPRIVVHVNNGQFYGGNTICKMQEYFGNVGILGSNTIVVALSLDRFYLVLRPLGSLAVRGRSAMMPCILCWVIAAIVSVTGPIVFEYNHEYKSCMPWLDGTELKIYFTTIFVVVFIIPTTILTVCYTVIAYIIWRVSKREGGIQLKENPSSGHQHSTLLNSRQSSHSSGSEQRDTTISKSQIKTIKMTFVIVIAFFCCWAPYMIVNLLIIFHILIIPYPVSIFINGLLPLNSVVNPLIYAAFSSRVFKRFRNKLTRRLSTTRTSRRTENWKM, from the exons ATGGCATCTGACATGGAAGTTATGTCTACGAATGATAATGGGACATATGTAGAAGATAATCCTTATGAA ATGCATACGTTAGTCTTTGACGCGTTTCTTCTGACTTTGATTCTGGTTGGAAACATCTCAGTTCTAGTAGTCATTATCAATGACGGTCAAAAGTCAAGAATGAACGTGTACATAAAGAATTTGGCTGTTGCAG ATTTACTTTGCGGACTATACTACATTGTCCCTCGTATCGTGGTGCACGTCAATAATGGACAGTTTTATGGAGGAAACACAATTTGTAAAATGCAAGAATATTTTGGG AATGTTGGTATTCTTGGTTCGAACACGATTGTGGTTGCCTTGAGCTTGGATCGTTTCTACCTGGTTCTCAGACCTTTGGGGAGTTTAGCAGTTAGAG GGAGAAGTGCAATGATGCCTTGTATCCTGTGCTGGGTGATTGCAGCTATTGTGTCTGTAACAGGTCCTATTGTTTTTGAATACAACCATGAATACAAATCATGCATGCCATGGCTCGACGGAACCGAattaaag ATTTACTTTACTACGATCTTCGTTGTCGTCTTCATCATCCCAACGACGATCCTGACAGTCTGTTATACGGTCATTGCCTACATTATCTGGAGGGTGTCAAAGAGAGAAG GTGGaatacaattaaaagaaaacccATCTTCTGGCCATCAGCATTCTACTTTGCTGAATTCAAGACAAAGTAGTCACTCCTCCGGCTCTGAACAAAGAGATACAACAATTTCAAAATCACAGATAAAGACAATCAAGATGACGTTTGTGATAGTCATAG CTTTTTTCTGCTGCTGGGCACCCTATATGATAGTCAACCTACTCATCATATTCCACATTTTAATCATCCCATATCCGGTCAGCATATTCATCAATGGCCTCTTGCCTTTGAACTCGGTCGTTAATCCACTCATCTATGCAGCATTCAGTTCTCGTGTTTTCAAGCGATTCAG GAATAAATTGACAAGACGTCTGTCAACCACGAGAACATCCAGAAGAACCGAGAATTGGAAGATGTGA
- the LOC128191402 gene encoding C-C chemokine receptor type 8-like: MSLNTTENNRTPPINALDIMVDDGTDNTTRKIEVLYNDDRSFTHFQFQFYLNDTAIDVVVMYICVVIFFLGIIGNIVTMAKIICDSKYHTPTFAAIGYLALPDFFSVISYSGFYFTNVLFIRKLSKYFILFDNLLYFSSSGHMLLLSFVRYLITVHPLQSRQHLTVLAVSFCSLSVWVLSALNVCVFYYTFIYMSLKFKFWFQISVNIIVVLFFCAITITLHARKIKKIKNSLSVTRQSQTRMNVVVTVIAMIFVLLHIFIITKTVLEILFNVTRFIFITFRQCMVLTGFLNYSCNPYIFFISFTLLSRFRKKI; this comes from the coding sequence ATGTCTTTGAATACTACTGAAAACAACAGAACACCTCCAATAAATGCTTTGGATATTATGGTCGATGATGGAACCGACAATACAACAAGAAAGATTGAAGTTCTCTATAATGATGACCGAAGCTTTactcattttcaatttcaattttatctgAATGACACGGCAATTGACGTTGTTGTCATGTACATATGTgtagtaatttttttcttggggATCATCGGAAATATTGTCACCATGGCTAAAATCATATGTGATTCCAAATACCATACACCGACATTTGCCGCCATTGGATACCTGGCACTACCAGACTTCTTTTCTGTTATATCTTACAGtggtttttatttcacaaatgTCTTGTTTATTCGTaaactatcaaaatattttattctctTTGATAACTTGTTATATTTTAGTTCTTCTGGTCATATGTTACTACTTTCTTTTGTAAGATATTTAATCACTGTTCATCCATTACAGAGTAGACAGCATTTAACAGTACTAGCAGTGTCTTTTTGTTCACTTTCAGTGTGGGTTTTAAGCGCGctaaatgtatgtgtattttattaCACTTTTATTTACATGTCCCTAAAGTTTAAATTTTGGTTTCAAATAAGTGTTAATATAATcgttgtattatttttttgtgcTATCACAATTACGTTGCATGctcgtaaaataaaaaaaataaagaactctTTGTCAGTAACAAGACAGTCACAAACCAGAATGAATGTAGTTGTCACCGTAATAGCCATGATTTTTGTGCTATTGCACATTTTCATTatcacaaaaacagttttagagATTTTGTTTAACGttacaagatttatttttataacatttcgACAATGTATGGTACTGACGGGATTTTTGAACTATTCTTGCAACCCGTACatctttttcatttcatttactttACTTTCGcgtttcagaaaaaaaatctaa